The proteins below are encoded in one region of Helianthus annuus cultivar XRQ/B chromosome 2, HanXRQr2.0-SUNRISE, whole genome shotgun sequence:
- the LOC110923123 gene encoding benzoate carboxyl methyltransferase, whose amino-acid sequence MGTANILHMNPGNGESSYASNSLLQETVIRKTLPILRHTIKGITNHDLFFSACFKIADLGCSSGKNTLLVASKIINVVTEMCKENNCKPPQFQVCLNDLFENDFNNLFKLLPSFYSKLKEENGENSCLCFISAVPGSFYGRLFADKSLHLVHSSYSLHWLSQVPEGLESNALNIYMAETSPPGVFQAYGKQFKTDFTKFLQMRSRELVCGGRMVLTFAGRSVADPTSDDGCCLWELLAQSLLDLVKEGLVQETDINSFNVPVYYPCEDEVRNVIENEGSFSLECLTTFKVNWDPFDDDYKNVNASDEASQTHGENTAKMVRAGMEPLLASHFGKSIIDGLFQKYKKHVAQHQANNKTRFFNFVIALAKK is encoded by the exons ATGGGAACGGCAAATATTCTACACATGAATCCTGGCAACGGAGAATCAAGCTATGCTAGTAACTCCTTACTTCAG GAAACAGTTATACGGAAAACGCTACCCATCCTAAGGCATACAATCAAAGGTATTACTAATCATGACTTATTCTTCAGTGCTTGTTTCAAGATTGCGGATTTGGGATGCTCTTCCGGTAAAAATACACTGTTGGTTGCATCTAAGATAATCAATGTCGTCACAGAAATGTGCAAAGAAAATAATTGTAAACCACCACAATTTCAAGTATGCTTGAATGACCTCTTTGAAAATGATTTCAATAACCTTTTCAAATTGTTACCAAGTTTTTATTCAAAACTTAAGGAGGAGAACGGAGAGAATTCCTGCCTTTGTTTCATTTCAGCAGTTCCTGGTTCTTTCTATGGTAGACTTTTTGCGGACAAAagtttgcaccttgttcactccTCTTACAGTCTTCATTGGCTTTCTCAG GTACCTGAAGGCCTTGAAAGTAACGCACTGAATATATACATGGCAGAAACAAGTCCCCCAGGTGTGTTCCAAGCATATGGGAAGCAATTTAAAACCGACTTCACAAAGTTTTTGCAAATGCGCTCTCGGGAACTTGTATGTGGTGGTCGTATGGTTTTAACATTTGCTGGGCGTAGTGTTGCTGATCCCACGAGTGATGATGGTTGTTGTCTATGGGAGTTGCTTGCACAATCACTACTTGACTTGGTCAAAGAG GGGCTGGTTCAAGAAACGGATATTAACTCATTCAATGTCCCAGTTTATTATCCATGCGAAGATGAAGTTAGAAATGTAATCGAAAATGAGGGATCATTTTCTCTTGAATGCTTGACAACGTTTAAAGTCAACTGGGATCCATTTGACGATGACTACAAAAATGTGAACGCTTCTGATGAGGCCAGCCAAACCCACGGGGAAAACACGGCAAAAATGGTGAGAGCAGGTATGGAACCGTTGTTGGCTTCTCATTTTGGGAAATCCATAATCGACGGGTTATTTCAGAAATATAAAAAACATGTGGCCCAGCATCAAGCTAATAACAAAACAAGATTCTTTAACTTTGTCATTGCATTAGCTAAAAAATGA